The following are from one region of the Nicotiana tabacum cultivar K326 chromosome 3, ASM71507v2, whole genome shotgun sequence genome:
- the LOC142179622 gene encoding uncharacterized protein LOC142179622 — translation MDWARKLDDALWANRTAFKTLIGMLPCKLVFGKPYHLPVELEHSALWEFRQLNLDIERAGTSRVTELHELDEFFYDAFESTRLYKERMKMMHDKNIHERSFKPGDMILLYNSRLRLFPGKSRWSGPFRGVEMHSTGAVEITSEDGSRKFKVNGQRL, via the coding sequence ATGGATTGGGCaagaaagttagatgatgcactctgggccaaTCGTACCGCTTTCAAAACTCTGATTGGCATGTTACCATGTAAATTGGTATTTGGGAAGCCGTATCACTTACCAGTAGAGTTGGAGCATAGCGCTTTGTGGGAATTTCGGCAGTTGAATCTCGATATAGAAAGGGCGGGTACAAGTAGAGTCACAGAGTTacacgagcttgatgagtttttCTATgatgcttttgagagcacaagactatacaaggagagaatgaagatgatGCATGACAAAAATATTCATGAGCGGAGCTTTAAACCTGGAGATATGATATTGCTATACAATTCAAGATTGAGGTTGTTTCCGGGCAAGTCAAGATGGTCAGGACCATTTCGTGGGGTAGAGATGCATTCAACAGGAGCCGTCGAGATTACATCGGAAGATGGCTCCCGCAAGTTCAAAGTTAATGGGCAAAGACTATAA